Proteins found in one Nostoc sp. NIES-3756 genomic segment:
- a CDS encoding Nif11-like leader peptide family natural product precursor: MKEEQYIIWKDKINLYNKFDKIVWQKIADFFASVEQDFFLKANLGETDSIAQFIYLALESGYDIALEELAWFVVTRKQIWNLFDLAQKTPLLKEQLLSAKNPQQFVKVSSDYGYYFSVDELAWLLTDIKSSPELVSINNGVGEILTVSNYGKIEISYWIWLAEEWGIVPPFCHRIQSAVSLRQNVENPFLPDRCFLPKSYFNQHLVCH; this comes from the coding sequence TTGAAAGAAGAGCAATATATTATCTGGAAAGATAAAATAAATCTTTACAATAAATTTGACAAAATCGTATGGCAGAAAATAGCTGATTTTTTTGCTTCTGTAGAGCAAGATTTTTTCTTAAAAGCCAATTTAGGAGAAACTGATAGCATTGCTCAGTTTATTTACTTAGCCTTAGAAAGTGGATATGATATAGCCTTAGAAGAACTTGCTTGGTTTGTGGTCACTAGAAAACAGATTTGGAATTTATTTGATTTAGCGCAGAAAACGCCATTACTCAAAGAGCAATTACTATCAGCTAAAAATCCGCAGCAGTTTGTTAAAGTATCGTCTGATTACGGTTATTATTTTTCTGTAGATGAATTGGCTTGGCTTTTAACCGACATTAAATCTTCTCCAGAGTTAGTCTCAATCAACAATGGAGTTGGAGAAATTTTAACTGTTTCTAACTATGGCAAAATTGAAATAAGCTATTGGATTTGGTTAGCAGAAGAATGGGGAATTGTACCGCCATTTTGTCATAGAATCCAATCAGCAGTCTCATTGCGCCAAAACGTTGAGAATCCTTTTCTACCCGATCGCTGCTTTTTACCCAAGAGCTACTTTAATCAGCATCTTGTTTGTCATTAG
- the pdhA gene encoding pyruvate dehydrogenase (acetyl-transferring) E1 component subunit alpha produces MVQERTLPKFDTANAKITKEEGLLLYEDMTLGRFFEDKCAEMYYRGKMFGFVHLYNGQEAVSTGVIQAMRPGEDFVSSTYRDHVHALSAGVPAREVMAELFGKATGCSKGRGGSMHMFSAEHGLLGGYAFVAEGIPVAAGAAFQSKYRREVLGDPNADQVTACFFGDGAANNGQFFETLNMAALWKLPIIFVVENNKWAIGMAHERATSDPEIYKKASVFNMVGVEVDGMDVLAVRAVAQEAVARARAGEGPTLIEALTYRFRGHSLADPDELRSKEEKEFWFPRDPIKKLGNYLIEQNLATEAELKAIERKIQDVIDDAVKFAESSPEPDPSELYRFVFAEDE; encoded by the coding sequence ATGGTTCAAGAACGTACATTACCTAAATTTGATACTGCTAACGCCAAAATCACCAAAGAAGAAGGATTGCTTTTATACGAAGACATGACTTTGGGGCGTTTTTTTGAAGATAAATGCGCTGAAATGTATTACAGGGGCAAAATGTTTGGTTTTGTCCACTTGTACAACGGGCAAGAGGCAGTTTCTACTGGCGTAATTCAAGCAATGCGACCAGGAGAAGATTTTGTTAGCAGTACCTACCGCGACCACGTTCATGCTTTGAGTGCTGGTGTCCCTGCTAGAGAAGTAATGGCAGAGTTATTTGGCAAAGCCACAGGTTGCAGCAAAGGGCGTGGTGGTTCCATGCACATGTTTTCTGCTGAACACGGCTTGTTAGGTGGTTATGCTTTCGTAGCAGAAGGGATTCCTGTAGCAGCTGGTGCAGCTTTTCAAAGTAAATATCGCCGCGAAGTTTTAGGCGATCCCAACGCCGACCAAGTAACAGCTTGTTTCTTTGGTGATGGTGCGGCAAATAACGGTCAATTTTTTGAAACCCTGAATATGGCAGCACTTTGGAAACTGCCAATTATTTTTGTAGTAGAAAATAATAAATGGGCGATCGGTATGGCTCACGAACGCGCCACTTCCGACCCAGAAATCTACAAAAAAGCCAGCGTATTTAACATGGTTGGCGTAGAAGTAGACGGTATGGATGTGCTAGCAGTGCGTGCAGTTGCTCAAGAAGCAGTAGCGCGTGCGCGTGCAGGTGAAGGCCCGACCTTAATTGAAGCCTTGACCTACCGTTTCCGTGGTCACTCCCTAGCAGACCCAGACGAACTGCGAAGCAAAGAGGAGAAAGAGTTCTGGTTCCCCCGCGACCCCATCAAGAAGCTCGGTAACTATTTAATCGAGCAGAACTTGGCAACTGAAGCAGAACTCAAAGCAATTGAACGCAAAATTCAAGATGTGATCGACGATGCGGTCAAGTTTGCTGAAAGCAGCCCTGAACCAGACCCCAGCGAATTGTATCGCTTTGTATTTGCAGAAGACGAATAA
- a CDS encoding aldose epimerase family protein, translating to MFSIAIQQQQYKTYILSDETTGSQLEVVPERGGIITRWRVGGEEILYLDAERFSHPDLSVRGGVPILFPICGNLPNNSYTLNGQQYTLKQHGFARDLPWTVVEQATKDNAALMLVLSSNEQTKAVYPFDFQLVFTYVLQGNTLEIHQEYQNLSTTQLPFSFGFHPYFLTGDKSQLEFAIPSQEYQDQTTKEVHPFKGSFDFNRDEMDFAFNHITSQSASVTDHSRKLKLTLDSDDIFSMLVFWTLKGKDFYCLEPWSAPRNSLNTGEKLTLLEPGASYTASVRLSASFF from the coding sequence GTGTTTAGTATTGCCATTCAACAGCAACAGTACAAAACCTATATCCTTTCTGATGAAACGACTGGTTCTCAACTGGAGGTTGTACCAGAACGTGGGGGTATTATTACCCGTTGGCGCGTTGGGGGTGAGGAAATTCTCTACCTTGATGCTGAACGCTTCTCTCATCCAGATTTGAGCGTTAGAGGTGGAGTGCCAATTTTATTTCCCATCTGCGGTAACTTACCAAATAATTCTTACACCCTCAACGGTCAGCAGTACACTCTCAAACAACATGGGTTCGCCCGTGATTTACCTTGGACTGTGGTTGAACAGGCGACTAAGGACAATGCTGCACTGATGCTAGTTCTTAGTAGTAATGAACAAACTAAGGCGGTTTATCCCTTTGATTTTCAGCTAGTGTTCACTTATGTACTACAAGGAAACACTCTAGAAATTCATCAGGAATATCAAAATCTTTCCACTACACAGTTACCCTTTTCTTTTGGGTTCCATCCTTACTTCTTGACTGGGGATAAAAGCCAATTAGAGTTTGCCATTCCCTCCCAAGAATATCAAGACCAGACTACAAAGGAAGTTCATCCTTTCAAGGGCAGTTTTGACTTTAACCGGGATGAAATGGATTTTGCTTTTAATCACATCACCAGTCAGTCAGCGAGTGTCACAGACCATAGCCGCAAGCTAAAATTGACCTTAGACTCAGACGATATCTTTTCGATGTTGGTATTTTGGACGCTGAAGGGTAAAGATTTTTATTGTCTAGAGCCTTGGAGCGCTCCTCGTAACTCCCTAAACACTGGCGAAAAGCTGACGCTGCTAGAGCCAGGGGCTAGCTACACAGCATCTGTAAGATTGTCGGCAAGTTTTTTCTAA
- a CDS encoding DUF1802 family protein, giving the protein MNQLFSIPTALCLPAPEIEALIQGRTIAAMSKIFIRPGQRFSLYPVEFSGNALPIEQYYHVNLLPISQTTVKQNTAQTVSIKAWAKCELCQIIDKTKSLNVLSQLTIWTPEAFETIIHKQGNIFLVYLRVYHLSQPGEVAVDVNNQEKLGKFVSLPNIAGSEDKPILSDRIFSQRKQQLEKLEPPQHPELEALQTALTQVSHTHPAPKELYDDIRRFLGWSSGKPEITLDSDLVWIEKIAKVGNSSDGQTFEKLVRRGLLKLGFTGSGINPDATGGAGGMDFYAEAPYPIVGECKATKTEKVPDGTPAQLLKIGVNHLGKFQYEQAIKLIVAAGELNNFALRTSTEHQMNVIRPETLQKLVELQARHKNSINLLELKDCLQKEPFGLADDKVQSYIDKVEQNIKLRSHIIQVLKNYLERTKYERAGVESLHAAYVTSNHTQSLESKELYEILIELSSPLTGYLGRVKGNDWRSDRFYYLRDLAINVK; this is encoded by the coding sequence ATGAATCAGCTGTTTTCAATTCCAACAGCGCTGTGTTTACCTGCCCCTGAGATTGAAGCTTTAATACAGGGGCGGACAATTGCAGCTATGTCCAAAATTTTTATTCGTCCTGGGCAAAGGTTCTCTCTTTATCCTGTTGAGTTTTCAGGTAATGCACTTCCAATTGAGCAATACTATCATGTAAATTTATTGCCCATCTCCCAGACTACTGTTAAACAAAATACTGCTCAAACTGTCTCAATTAAGGCTTGGGCAAAGTGTGAACTTTGTCAAATTATAGATAAGACTAAATCATTAAATGTTTTGTCTCAATTAACAATTTGGACACCAGAAGCATTTGAGACAATCATACATAAACAAGGCAATATTTTTCTTGTTTACTTACGGGTTTATCATTTGTCTCAACCGGGTGAAGTTGCTGTTGATGTTAATAATCAAGAAAAACTGGGTAAATTTGTGAGTTTACCTAATATCGCTGGTTCTGAGGATAAACCGATTTTAAGCGATCGCATCTTCTCACAACGCAAGCAGCAACTAGAAAAACTAGAACCTCCACAGCACCCAGAATTAGAAGCATTGCAAACGGCTTTAACACAAGTCTCTCATACTCACCCAGCACCTAAAGAGCTATATGATGATATCCGCAGATTTCTAGGTTGGAGTAGTGGTAAACCCGAAATTACACTAGATTCAGATTTGGTGTGGATTGAAAAAATAGCTAAGGTTGGTAATTCTAGTGATGGACAGACATTTGAAAAATTAGTCCGTCGAGGATTATTAAAATTAGGCTTTACTGGTTCAGGGATAAATCCAGATGCAACTGGTGGAGCCGGAGGTATGGATTTTTATGCTGAAGCACCTTACCCAATTGTAGGAGAATGCAAAGCTACTAAAACAGAAAAAGTTCCTGACGGGACACCTGCACAATTACTAAAAATAGGTGTAAATCATCTAGGTAAATTTCAATATGAGCAAGCAATAAAATTAATTGTTGCTGCTGGAGAACTAAATAATTTCGCTTTAAGAACATCTACTGAACATCAAATGAATGTAATTCGTCCTGAAACACTACAAAAACTAGTTGAACTGCAAGCACGTCATAAAAACTCTATCAACCTATTGGAACTGAAAGATTGTTTGCAAAAAGAGCCTTTTGGTTTGGCTGACGATAAAGTACAGTCTTATATTGATAAAGTTGAACAGAATATTAAATTGCGATCGCACATTATTCAAGTCTTAAAAAACTATCTTGAACGTACTAAATATGAACGTGCTGGAGTTGAATCGCTTCATGCTGCCTACGTGACATCTAATCATACCCAATCTTTAGAATCTAAAGAGTTGTACGAAATTTTGATAGAGCTTTCATCACCATTAACAGGCTATTTAGGAAGAGTTAAAGGGAACGATTGGAGAAGCGATCGCTTTTACTATCTTCGTGATTTAGCAATAAATGTAAAATAA
- a CDS encoding translation initiation factor, with protein sequence MVNNFFDKARELFTGANNDEYDQDSEYRDNYTDREINPSSEDPYGDPAGQYYDDVTPANQDPYGDPAGQYYGDLTPTSQDPYGDPAGQYYDDVTPASQDPYGDPADQYYGDISPASEDPYGDPADEYGSGR encoded by the coding sequence ATGGTAAATAACTTTTTTGACAAAGCAAGAGAGCTTTTCACTGGAGCCAACAACGACGAGTATGATCAAGATTCAGAATATCGTGATAATTATACTGATCGCGAAATAAATCCATCCAGCGAAGATCCATATGGCGACCCTGCTGGTCAATACTACGATGATGTAACCCCAGCAAATCAAGACCCATACGGCGACCCTGCTGGTCAATACTATGGTGACTTAACTCCAACCAGTCAAGACCCTTATGGCGACCCTGCTGGTCAATACTACGATGATGTAACCCCAGCAAGCCAAGATCCTTACGGCGACCCTGCTGACCAATACTACGGTGATATCAGCCCCGCTAGTGAAGATCCCTACGGCGACCCAGCAGATGAATACGGTTCCGGACGGTAA